Below is a genomic region from Salmo salar chromosome ssa11, Ssal_v3.1, whole genome shotgun sequence.
TCTCTATCGTTTAATGATGACAGCCCGGGCGGTTTCTCTATCGTTTAATGATGACTGTCCGGGCGGTTTCTCTATCGTTTAATGATGACAGCCCGGGCGGTTTCTCTATCGTTTAATGATGACTGTCCGGGCAGTTTCTCTATCGTTTAATGATGACTGTCCGGGCGGTTTCTCTATCGTTTAATGATGACTTTCCGGGAGTACAACAGCACATGGATAGGAGGAACCATAACAGGCAGACTTGCCTCATGCGCAATTTTGGTAGCCATTGGATACTGTATCATTGTGACCTTTTGTTTTAGTGCTTGCCCATGCCTATTTTGTGATTTATTTTCACTAACAGAACATACTGCATTCGCCTATTATAGTAGACCCATGTCGTGCGCTCTATAGGGTACATTATGCAACAGGGAGCGCTGCGTAATGGCAACGGCAACCGAATATTCCACTGCGTAAAGTGACTATCCGCGATATAACAAATCTTTCAGTTTCTTTCTAAACTCTTCTCTCATTAGGCAATAAATTACAGGGTTTAGACAGCTATTGGCGTGCGCAAGGCAGACTGTCACAGGAAATACGTAAGTGTGAACTATGTAGTAAGATTTATCCCAATGCACAGCATTCAATTTCACAAGGACGCCCCAGAATGTGATGGCGTGATTTGGCATCCAGCAAAGAAAGAAGGACAGGACCACGATGGTGACAGATTTGGTGACTTGTGATGTCCGTTTGGTGTTTGTTTTCATACTACGGTTGCGGATGAATCGCAAAAGCATGATGTAGCTGACTGAAACAATGGCCATGGGTAAAACAAATGCAAATATTATTTTCTGAAGGTGATAAACTGCTAACCAATATTGTCCATCAGGGAACTTAAGCAAACATAGTTTTCCCCCGCTACATTTGTCACGGTTGAGAATATGGATGTTGGTGCAGTCGCAAATGTTGCGGATACCCAAAGAACCACGCAAATCCATTTGGCAGAGCAGGACTTTTGCCTAGTTCGGTCCTTTAGAGAGGAGGCGACGGACCAGTATCGGGTGACGCTCATTGCAGTCAGAAAGAACACGCTCGCGTACATGTTCATAACGGTGACGGAGCTGATGATTTTGCACATGGCATCTCCAAACGGCCAGCTGAAGTCAAGTGCGGTGTCCACTGCCCAGAACGGCAGAGTCAATACAAACTGGAAGTCCGTCACTGCCAAGTTAAGGACAAAAAAGTTGATTCTGGATTTTTTCCGCTCTTGTTTCACTCTGATAaagaagagcaccagtaagttGCCCACCAAGCCCACAGCGCACACCACCGAGTAAACGACGCAGATGAACACCCTCAAAATCGGAGTCCCGTCCGCTGTCACGTCGATGTCCTCTAGGCTACTGAACCGGTCCAGATCCGTCAAGGACCAATTCAGTAGGCCGACACTGCTGTTGTTTCCTTCAGTCATCGTTTCTGTTATTAAATTCGAGTGATTCGTGTAGGCTATCCAACTTCAAATCAGGGTTGTAGTCGCTCACTCCGCTTCCAATACATCCTCAGGTTAGTTTGAAATTATAAGAGCGCAACGATTGCTATGCGCCATTCCCATCATGGCATAATCACACACATTGACAATGTAGCTGTCTTGGTGGGGTACCTCAGAGCGTCTTGACAAGTGCAGTTCTTACAGGATTTATATTGTGACCGCTTCTAGATGCCCTGCCCTGAACGCACAAGGATTGGTGCCAATGTTTGATTGacattaggctatagcctatATTCCCTATTTGCATCACTTTCTTGATATTGACCAATAGGCTACTCTGGGCGTAATGGGTTTTATAATGGAATACAATATTTTTCTGGGCAATAGTGATTTGGCTACTCACCCGAGAAATACAGTACTGGTAGGCTTAAACCTAATAAATACTATTGAATGGATTGGAAACATTATTTAGATCTTTCTTCGACCATCCCATGTagagatcagtggaggctgctgaggggagggcggTTCATAAAAATGTCTGGAAAGGAGCGAATGGAACGGAACCAAACcatgtgtgtttaaaaaaaaaaaaaacattcatatATTTAATCTCACCCCGTTGCCTTAATGATTGTATTATTGTGTTTTATGTCAAAATGGACAACAAAAAACATGACAGTCTTGACACCGATTACTGTTAATGGTCCATTTCCCTCTGAAGCCCACGAGCAGTGTTATGAGTACAACTTGATAGTTAATGACAGCTTTTACCGGTAGCCCTATGCATTTCCCAAACAAAATGCATTTTATATCGAAAACACTGCATGTATTGCCTAACAGGCCTGccaatttggtattttattaggatccccattagctgctgcaaaagcagcagctactcttcctggggtccaaacaaaacatgaaacataacacagaatgacaaaatacagaacattattagacaagaacagctcaaggacagaactacatacatttttaaaaaggcacacgaagcctacatatcaatgaatacacacaaactatctaggtcaaataggggagaggcgttgtgccgcgaggtgttgctttatctgttttttgaaaccaggtttgctgtttatttgagcaatatgagatgaaagatagttccatgcaataaggggtctatataatactgtacgctttcttgaatttgttctggattgcAGACACATTAGGGTGTTAAGACGTTAACTTATCCTACTGGATATTCTATAAGCATTGACAATTCACTGAGGACTTTATCCCCACACATGTGAAGTGTGTGTTTaaataattagcatttcattagAATTCCAAATGCTACGTAATGGAATCTTTTAATCTTCATCTCCCACTGGACCCGGTCAGCCATCTTCCCACCGTAACCCCGACATGGCCGACATATAGGGCTGTACCAAGGCCGTGAGTTCAGGTGAGACATTTCTAATTGTAATTCTAATTTTAGTCTTAAAAGTCAGAacttcaacaaaaaatgtaaataagaatataatttgTTTTATGAAAGAAAAGTTTAGATAATCTCCATCTCATTGGAGATGTTCAATAGTCAAGTCCAAAATCATAATGTTGACGGCACCATCTCCAAAGCCTCCATTCAATCCTAGGTACATGTGGGTGATGTTTCAACCAAAGTAGCAAGGCCATGGTACATGTGGGTGATGCTATCTACCATCCTGCAGCACTCTTCCCTCTATACCAGTGATGGCCTCAGCATTGCATCTGTAGCCAAGCAGAGGAAGAAGGGAAGCAGCTGCTTCTAATCACTCTGGAGAGCAGTCCTTCCTCTTCACTCCAACCCAATCTACCCACCCCAATACAATCCCTTTACCCCACTCCAATCCCCTTCCCCAATCCCCATAATTTAATCTTTTGAAAACTTTTTGTCAATGCATTTGAATGCGTTCTGTTTTCGATTGGAACCACAATACATCTGAAATTAGGGGAATTTATTGTCACTTTACAGATAAAGCCATTGATTTATCATCAGAGATAATAGAACTCACCACAAATGCAAGTATTTACTACTTCAACTACTTGTCAATCAATAACGGAGTAACTTGAATTAAACTGTGAGGCAACTGAGCCAGAGAAGCAAGCAGGAGGGCAACGATGACCTTCAGAAACTTTTAACAATGGCAAAAGATTGCCAATGCAGTTCCAGTATCTCCATATTTTGACGACAAGCCTTCCCACACATGGCTCCTCCTAGATGGATTAGTATGCATAGTTATGTTTCCCTGCATAAGCTGTTGAATTCCATAACAAATATGATCCTTTTAAATCTGTTCACTAAAATGTGGTGAAGTATTTCCATCTCATAATGTAACTTCTAGAATGGTGAGATTGTCATTGCATCCCACTCCTTCGAGGCATTGCTACACTAGTGACTAGTTGTACCCAAGAGTGTTgggtactgttggagctaggaacacaagcatttctctacacctgcaataacatctgctaaatatgtgtgtgaccaatacagTTTGATTTAGACTCTGCCTCGTCTAAGGCAGACTGCAAAATGAGTGTCTACTGCCACCCAGTGTATGGTTGTGGTAATAACACACAATATTGTATATTCATGTATTTCGTAAGCCACTTAATGGCAGTGGAAATGAAACATGTTACCATTCCACATGAGTAtttaatactgtatgtatatgttcCTGACAAAGAGGTTAAAAACGCCACAGATTAGATTTTGACAAGCTAATATATGGTACACATAAAATCGTGACTAGAGACAAGGAACAAAATATGGATGATCCCATACCTTCAATCTATTTGTTTGTGAACTAAAATGAAGATAAAACCCATAGTTAACAAAATTCCTTTTATTACATCTAAACTCCTATACATTAGACAGACAACATTCAATAAGTAAACAATTTCTTCCAACGCAAGTAATAAATATTCTGTTTTCACCTAGTACTTTCTACAACACATTGGTCTACTGTACAACGTTTCATCTTCCTTGAAAAGCCGTTTAATTCTCTGTTTGGAAATATGAAAGCAGAATCTGGGGGTTAAGGCAGTGGGTGCAGCTGTCAACTTATCCGCTCTTGAAATTAATTTAGTAAATTGGACCCTTTTTAGGTTAAAGTCCACTTTATTGTACAGGTTTTTCTatctaaaaatatataaattaattTCATCTCATGTTTTTGGATGACGCAAAAACCCAAACTAACACTGGAGGAACTGACACTGTTGAAACACATGGGATTGGGGGGTGGTGATACGGACATCATAATATTACCAAtggggggagagtgggagaggactTCACAATAAGGCCATTCCATGCCCATGTTAGGTTACACGTAGCATTTTAAATGGGAACACATTCTACGACGTCTGCTCTCACTTTGTCTTAAAAACCGACAAAAGAGATCACAGAGATCTAGAGCAATGACATCAATAACAGATCTGAAACAAAAAGAAATCAATCATCCAAATAAATAAAGACATTTGTGATTGGGTCAactcctaacctctaaccccaaaTCTTAGTCTCACTTTGTTGGTCTACCCTAAACCATGGTAGCCTAAACCAACgcttcccaaactctgtcctcacacacacacacacacacacacacacacacacacacacacacacacacacacacacacacacacacacacacacacacatccatgaaaATCAAACAGGTGTAAAAATAgatccaatatatatatatagatgacaaaataaataaaatactgcaCAACATTGTTTATACAGAGAGGACATTTTTAAAACACGTCTGATGCTATCAAAGAACCAATCAGTTAAGAGTAGGAGAGAAGGGGGGTGGTGACAAGACAGGAAGGTCTCCATATCGACTGGCTGCAAAGTTGACCTGTTATTTGCTCTGGTTCAGGATACTAGATGGAGAGTGATTGGGGAAGCTGTCGCAAGCGATTATCTACCTCAAGAGGGGAAAGCTAATTAGGCTTGAAGTGAAGCGCTGTGGAAGAGAAGAGGACTGAAGCACAAACACCTTGAGAGAATGACACTGCAGAAAAGCCTGACTCTACAAAGACACTCCGCAGAATGGTGGAATGGGCTACGGACAGACAGAAAAGGTTGACGGACAAGGTAATGTCAATGACTTCAACatagtctctccctccctttctctccccctccctatctccctctctggGAACAAAGAAAAAAAGCATCTGTTTTTGACTGTAGGTGACTGTGATGATTGTGACTGTAGGTGACTGTGATGATTGTGACTGTGATGTTTGTGACTGTAGGTGACTGTGATGATTGTGACTGTAGGTGACTGTGATGATTGTGACTGTAGGTGACTGTGATGATTGTGACTGTAGGTGACTGTGATGATTGTGACTGTGATGATTGTGACTGTAGGTGACTGTGATGATTGTGACTATCACTAAAGCAGGGATTTTGGAAAGTTGTaaaagtcagtacagtagcctgaaCAAATCctgtattttatttttcatattgTCTATGTTGGCGGAAAACTGATTCAGCAGGAAAAAGTGACAAACATTGCTGTCATTGTTTGGATCCTGACACATTCTTTGTCTTCTGAAAGAGCTTACATGGCAGTTGTTGAGTTCCAATGATGAGAGTCTCCTGTATATTTAACCAGCAGTGACTGTTTAGCCTGAGCCTGGTCCTATACCTTTATATCCTGACTGGTAATTCACTCATTCTATTATAGTTACATGTTCACTGTGTAAATTCCTctgtctgtattctgtctctATATTATCTATCACTCAAAGCACCATTTCACCAGGTCACATTCTGACTGAGTCAATGTACTTGGTCAAAGTTGAGTTGGATGGAAACTGCCTCTCATATTAGCAATATCCCCATAGCATTTATAACACAGTAGatacgtctgtctctgtctctacgggGTACTCCCCTCCGCCTCTACGGGGTACTCCCCTCCGCCTCTACGCGGTACTCCCCTCCGCCTCTACGCGGTACTCCCCTCCGCCTCTACGCGGTACTCCCCTCCGCCTCTACGCGGTACTCCCCTCCGCCTCTACGGGGTACTCCCCTCCGCCTCTACGGGGTACTCCCCTCCGCCTCTACGGGGTACTCCCCTCCGCCTCTACGGGGTACTCCTCTCCGTCTCTACGGGGTACTCCCCTCCGCCTCTACGGGGTACTCCTCTCCGTCTCTACGGGGTACTCCCCTCCGCCTCTACGGGGTACTCCCCTCCGCCTCTACGGGGTACTCCTCTCCGTCTCTACGGGGTACTCCCCTCCGCCTCTACGGGGTACTCCTCTCCGTCTCTACGGGGTACTCCTCTCTGCTATGAGTTTAGCTGCAGTGTCTCACAAACAACCAGGtgaaaacagagaggaagagcgtGTGATAGGTTGAGGATACTTGACTGAAAGCAATGTAGCGCCCAGATACACATGCACTCTGTGTGGGTTGACTTCATTTTTGGTATTGTGCAAAAGGTGACAAAAGTGGTTGAATAAGCAAAaccaaagcaaaaacagaataTAACGAGGTTTCAAATAAAAGCATAAAATGACTGTAGAGTATTTCTCAAGTTAAATAGGCATTCTGTGTCTACCATAGTTTTCATAACCATACAAATGTGAACACATTTTCTGCTAAAATGTTGTCAAATTGAAATACTGGGCATAATGACTGCACAGATGGTCTATTGAAGGGGGGGAGAAAtgaaaggcccaatgcagccgtttttatatcaatatcaaatcatttctgggtaacatgaagtaccttactgtaatagatttccatAAAAATGGGCAGAATTAGCTTTttaggggaaaaaaacattctAAAGCAATAATTTTGCCAGGACTGTCTGAGACTGGGCTGGGAGTGATCTGGGAgtggtctgggagtggtctgggtGGGAAggggggaaactgaaaactagctgttattggcagagaggtttggaagtcTCTTTGCTATTGGTCTAGTAACCAATTtaccacatggtgatgtcaccatgtaaACCTGTTGATTAGAAGGTTCTGTGTAgattattttcaaccagcaactatcaggaaataaaacTGATTTACGtttttttcacacttttacagtgttagtttcatcagctgttgtgcaCTATGATAAAAACACCGGAAAACAGAATTGTGACTGCACTGGCCCTTTACAGACACGAAAAGCAGAAATGTCTAATATTACCCACCTAGCTATGCACTCCTCACAGCATCAACCTGAAGTCCTTAGGGAATTcatatttacgtcatttagcagacccacttatccagagagacttattcATATATCTTACATATAACTTAGAATGCATAACACAAAACAAATTATACAGTAACAAACAAGTCAACCAGGGAAAAGATATCGTCTTGGAGAAGAAATTCAACTGTGATTTCAAAATGAAGAGTAGAGAGAGATTGATAAGTTGAAAATGTCAAGAGGTAATGCCATGGATGTGTGAGGAGAATCCCCATCAGATCTAACAGGATAAAAACCAAAGAAAAGTAATAAGATATTCAAGTTCAGATTATCGCGGGGCAACGTATGTATAGCTGTGTGGATACATCTTCAGTCTCCACTTCAAAACAGCAACTGAAGTTACTTACGGGACAGAAAAAGTCTTCAATTAATTAATATACAAAAGTAAAAAGAGAAAATATACTTTTTGTTCTCTGTACACAGCGTTGCTCTTTTCATACAAAAAAAAGAGCCTTCCTCCGTTTTTGCACGGCTAGAGTTTCTGGTAGGTACCGGCAGGGAGCTGATCTAGGTCCAGTCTAGTCCGTCGACTTCAGAGATGAAACCCAGAGACCTTTCTGATATCTCACTGTTCTGGAATCAGTCTAGTGGTATGATGTCAGGGAGCCAGCTACCAACCGATAACTGTTCTGGAGTCAGTCTAGCAACACTAGGTGCCAATCCCATCCATCTGTGGGGTGTGACTTTATAGCTGTTCCTAGGTCAGCCCAGTCAAACGTCACCTCGGGACCGGCTCCGCCACAGACAGGTATTCCACTGTTCTGGAGTCAGCCTTAACGACACAACTCAAAACCAGAGCTGTAGACTGGGTGGGACCGTTAAACTGTTTCTGGGTCAGTTTAGTCACGACGGCATCCTCCATTAAACAACCAACAAACCCTCTGTTTCGGAGTCAGTCGCTAGTCGCCTAAAACAAAATCGTCAGTCTAGTGAGATCACGTCGGGGATGGCTCCGTAGAGGGCTGCGGCCGCCGCCACATCAGCACTGGACCGACCTCCTAcgccggggtgtgtgtgtgagtgcgtggggtgtgtgtgtgagtgcgtggggtgtgtgtgtgagtgtgtggagtgtgtgctgTGAGTGTCTCTCAGACTGCTAGAGGATACTAGGCTACTGTTGCTGCCACCGCTGCTGTTTCCTCCACCATCACCACCGTTGACGGGCGC
It encodes:
- the LOC106562667 gene encoding relaxin-3 receptor 1-like; its protein translation is MTEGNNSSVGLLNWSLTDLDRFSSLEDIDVTADGTPILRVFICVVYSVVCAVGLVGNLLVLFFIRVKQERKKSRINFFVLNLAVTDFQFVLTLPFWAVDTALDFSWPFGDAMCKIISSVTVMNMYASVFFLTAMSVTRYWSVASSLKDRTRQKSCSAKWICVVLWVSATFATAPTSIFSTVTNVAGENYVCLSSLMDNIG